The proteins below come from a single Aegilops tauschii subsp. strangulata cultivar AL8/78 chromosome 6, Aet v6.0, whole genome shotgun sequence genomic window:
- the LOC109769262 gene encoding histone H4 — MSGRGKGGKGLGKGGAKRHRKVLRDNIQGITKPAIRRLARRGGVKRISGLIYEETRGVLKIFLENVIRDAVTYTEHARRKTVTAMDVVYALKRQGRTLYGFGG, encoded by the coding sequence ATGTCCGGCCGCGGCAAGGGAGGGAAGGGCCTCGGCAAGGGCGGCGCCAAGCGCCACCGGAAGGTTCTCCGCGACAACATCCAgggcatcaccaagccggcgatCCGGCGGCtggcgcggcggggcggcgtgaAGCGCATCTCGGGGCTCATCtacgaggagacccgcggcgtGCTCAAGATCTTCCTGGAGAACGTCATCCGGGACGCCGTCACCTACACCGAGCACGCCCGCCGCAAGACCGTCACCGCCATGGACGTCGTCTACGCGCTCAAGCGACAAGGACGCACCCTCTACGGATTCGGCGGCTGA
- the LOC109769261 gene encoding protein H2A.5, translating into MAGRKGGDRKKAVTRSVKAGLQFPVGRIGRYLKKGRYAQRVGSGAPVYLAAVLEYLAAEVLELAGNAAKDNKKTRIIPRHLLLAVRNDQELGRLLAGVTIAHGGVIPNINSVLLPKKSPAAAEKEAKSQKAAAKSPKKKAAATKE; encoded by the exons ATGGCCGGAAGGAAGGGCGGCGACAGGAAGAAGGCGGTGACCCGCTCCGTCAAGGCCGGGCTGCAGTTCCCCGTCGGCCGCATCGGGCGCTACCTCAAGAAGGGCCGCTACGCCCAGCGCGTCGGCTCCGGCGCCCCCGTCTACCTCGCCGCCGTCCTCGAGTACCTCGCCGCCGAG GTCCTGGAGCTTGCCGGCAACGCGGCCAAGGACAACAAGAAGACGCGCATCATCCCGCGCCACCTGCTGCTGGCCGTCCGCAACGACCAGGAGCTCGGCAGGCTGCTCGCCGGCGTCACCATCGCCCACGGCGGCGTCATCCCCAACATCAACTCCGtgctgctccccaagaagtcccccgcagccgccgagaaggaggccaagtCGCAGAAGGCCGCCGCCAAGTCCCCCAAGAAGAAGGCCGCCGCCACCAAGGAGTAG